One region of Brassica napus cultivar Da-Ae chromosome A10, Da-Ae, whole genome shotgun sequence genomic DNA includes:
- the LOC106377642 gene encoding uncharacterized protein LOC106377642 translates to MKAGVSSEAEPPSKKQKKGKKQKEVKINEGETAVVEEKESAKEKGRSEAVLLNIVAHLEKLDRKFDSRLKEYDTKFGDFSQGLLDTIGDTVKTTVEERLRVLGVSNSSQPEGQHVMVSEDNQQPESNSGQPDGQNVMVSEDNRQPDSNSGQPASKTPIDKQSEDSQPQKTPDKRQSEKNLADDIAKADAKGMGAKLNSKVVRDKAVGVKKNLDSAFGNAYATNADLVSDSPGKEPPFGRGCRGLGKRNNLAADLERNETELKKKQKEIPHGEAHEDIEFYRILITPRPWPIKEYGWLVQNHIASYIRVLIQRSKQDPSPFWSKRVAFIDSWFLESWVHDYKQFEVKPEMVKFKGSGYEKLANGLIPTDIQTKLRWFTDVDHLYGVVNIGGNHWVGFHADLHKEKVDCYDSIVGEKTLESDLRMLKFFGPHTRMLPAILNAFIPDDIRVHTKKDFVFRRRTKRIVPQNNLRGDCGVYSLKFVECLALGVAFDGISDENIQGLRMKMAADVFNEGSCCSLVGSFGDE, encoded by the exons atgaagGCTGGAGTTTCGTCAGAGGCTGAGCCACCctcaaagaagcagaagaaaggtaagaaacagaaggaggTGAAAATCAATGAGGGTGAAACTGCTGTTGTAGAGGAGAAGGAGAGTGCAAAAGAGAAGGGTCGTAGCGAAGCGGTTCTGCTGAACATAGTTGCTCATCTCGAGAAGTTGGACCGAAAATTTGACTCGAGATTAAAAGAATACGACACCAAGTTTGGAGATttttcccaaggccttttggataCCATTGGAGATACAGTGAAAACTACAGTTGAAGAGCGTCTGAGAGTTTTGGGGGTGTCCAATAGTAGTCAACCTGAAGGTCAACACGTGATGGTCTCAGAAGACAACCAACAGCCGGAGTCCAATAGTGGTCAACCTGATGGTCAAAACGTGATGGTCTCAGAAGACAACCGACAGCCGGACTCCAATAGTGGTCAACCTGCATCTAAGACCCCTATTGATAAACAGTCCGAAGACAGCCAACCGCAAAAGACCCCTGATAAACGCCAATCTGAGAAGAATCTGGCAGATGATATTGCTAAAGCTGATGCGAAAGGTATGGGAGCAAAGCTGAATTCGAAGGTTGTCAGGGATAAGGCTGTTGGGGTGAAAAAGAACTTGGATTCGGCGTTTGGTAATGCCTATGCAACAAATGCTGATTTGGTCTCTGATTCTCCTGGAAAGGAACCACCATTCGGACGCGGTTGCAGGGGCTTAGGGAAAAGAAATAACTTAGCGGCTGATTTGGAGAGGAATGAAACTGAGttaaagaagaagcagaa GGAAATTCCACATGGAGAAGCTCACGAGGATATTGAGTTCTACAGAATCCTCATCACTCCAAGACCTTGGCCCATCAAAGAATATGGATGGCTGGTTCAAAAT CATATTGCTTCGTATATTAGAGTCCTCATTCAAAGGTCCAAACAAGATCCCAGTCCATTCTGGTCCAAGCGCGTTGCCTTTATAGACTCTTGGTTCCTTGAATCATGGGTTCACGATTATAAGCAGTTCGAAGTCAAACCAGAAATGGTCAAATTCAAAGGAAGTGGTTACGAGAAGTTAGCAAACGGTTTGATCCCCACAGACATTCAGACAAAGTTGCGGTGGTTTACAGATGTAGATCACTTGTACGGAGTGGTTAATATTGGCGGCAATCATTGGGTGGGTTTTCACGCGGATCTGCATAAAGAGAAGGTTGATTGCTATGATTCAATCGTTGGAGAGAAAACACTCGAAAGTGATCTGAGAATGCTAAAATTCTTTGGGCCGCATACTCGTATGCTCCCTGCGATTCTGAATGCCTTTATTCCTGATGATATCCGAGTCCATACCAAGAAAGATTTTGTATTCAGACGAAGAACAAAACGTATTGTTCCACAAAACAACCTGAGAGGCGACTGTGGAGTGTATTCATTGAAGTTCGTCGAGTGTCTAGCGCTTGGTGTAGCTTTTGATGGGATATCGGATGAAAATATTCAAGGTCTGAGAATGAAGATGGCAGCAGATGTCTTCAATGAAGGAAGTTGTTGTAGTTTGGTAGGGTCGTTTGGCGATGAATGA
- the LOC106379124 gene encoding mitochondrial inner membrane protein OXA1 yields MSLVRCLSLRSVLNARRYRSSYACLVPFNSRRDEEEEEEATRRFPETRSYHSFIHHQSSLIGGVSNFSRNRSSFHSPAIPSHRTISTFNFAGAIGTVEILTDWVLKSAVSNVHALHNVADALASLQHLLALLNAFTFSQWWVCIIVTSLLIRGVTIPVMIDWLNNIADFFKNVGLHSASAQGEALNKASLLTKSGRVMYTVLEKEFLGVKGSISGKGIQVPVFWLSTAELRQNMAGILVSCLRGKTFSAELIRNRVLSKGRLVIVVGDGFGLEIQIFDLDFSLILRRRQVQKQAQQYHQYLLE; encoded by the exons ATGTCACTCGTCCGTTGCTTATCCCTCAGATCGGTGCTTAACGCTCGCCGTTACCGATCATCTTATGCTTGTCTTGTCCCCTTCAACTCTCGTcgcgatgaagaagaagaagaagaagctacaCGCCGATTTCCAGAAACTCGGAGTTACCACAGTTTCATCCACCACCAGAGCTCGTTAATTGGTGGTGTCTCAAACTTCTCCCGCAATCGCTCTTCCTTCCACTCTCCCGCGATTCCGTCTCATCGCACCATTTCGACCTTCAACTTCGCTGGCGCGATCGGAACTGTTGAAATCCTCACCGATTGGGTTTTGAAATCTGCGGTTTCTAATGTCCATGCTTTACACAATGTTGCTGATGCTCTTGCTTCACTTCAACACTTGCTTGCCTTGCTCAATGCTTTCACATTTTCTCAATG GTGGGTGTGTATCATCGTCACATCGCTTTTGATTCGGGGAGTGACGATTCCGGTTATGATTGATTGGCTAAACAACATTGCTGACTTTTTCAAG AATGTTGGCTTGCACTCTGCTTCAGCGCAAGGGGAGGCTCTAAACAAG GCATCACTTCTCACAAAAAGTGGAAGAGTAATGTACACCGTGTTGGAAAAGGA GTTTCTTGGAGTGAAAGGATCAATCAGTGGCAAGGGCATTCAGGTTCCTGTCTTCTGGCTTTCCACTGCAGAGTTAAGACAAAACATGGCTGGGATTCTTGTTTCCTGTCTTCGTGGTAAGACATTTTCAGCGGAACTAATCAGGAACAGAGTCTTGAGCAAAGGACGCTTAGTGATAGTCGTTGGTGATGGATTCGGCCTTGAAATCCAAATCTTCGATCTTGATTTCTCTCTTATCCTCAGGCGTCGTCAAGTCCAGAAACAGGCTCAGCAATACCATCAGTATCTATTGGAGTAG
- the LOC125578944 gene encoding bypass of stop codon protein 1-like: MVEGDEQHVSGELNNVEEADISDTSSASIATMTTTSTDGTTSTSTDDTTSTSIDGTTSMSTNGTTSTSTDGKTSTSTDSRTPTSTNDTISTSIDGTNSETIDNISAAIDTDFCHRSIPLEIPDRSSCPHDIAKSTLKSIDISSCDPTSDGYREITMYDFLELEEFLELEDG, translated from the coding sequence ATGGTAGAGGGTGATGAACAACATGTATCTGGAGAGCTGAACAATGTAGAAGAAGCCGACATTAGTGACACGAGCTCAGCATCAATCGCCACTATGACCACAACGTCGACCGACGGTACGACTTCAACATCTACCGATGACACGACCTCAACGTCTATCGACGGCACAACCTCAATGTCTACCAACGGTACGACCTCAACGTCTACCGACGGCAAGACTTCAACGTCTACTGACAGCAGGACCCCAACGTCTACCAACGATACGATCTCAACGTCCATCGACGGTACGAACTCAGAAACGATCGACAACATCTCAGCAGCGATCGACACAGACttttgtcatcgatcgataccactcGAAATCCCTGACAGATCGAGTTGTCCTCACGACATTGCAAAATCGACACTGAAGAGCATTGATATATCAAGTTGTGATCCTACCTCAGATGGATACAGAGAAATCACCATGTACGATTTCTTGGAGCTAGAAGAGTTCTTGGAGTTGGAGGATGGATAA
- the LOC106380469 gene encoding prolyl-tRNA synthetase associated domain-containing protein 1-like, which translates to MGFSKDQLLSQLQELEIDYSKYEHPPVLTVEEQAKYVSSSEGALSKNLFFKDKKHRYYIISAMVDTKVDIKVLSQRLGLGKGGIRMAPEEALAELLQVSLGCVTPFAVVNESARDVSLLLDQKFKNQTRFIFHPLSNDVSISLSTSGLDKFLQSIGRDPVYVDLEANPVVGKDQPPDLAVYVPSNSVVVPELPNKTPSAQAPPKNVSAEKTKPVASPKPSKSTGNVKSVVQNSGLSVFKNPDKFVEEILDKTSALLLSEVKGENVEALAETLRKRLTSEFTHLAVMYKNIAYSEGFYAGTQCQPKRQ; encoded by the exons ATGGGTTTCTCTAAAGATCAGCTGCTTTCCCAACTTCAG gaacttgagATTGATTATTCCAAGTATGAGCATCCTCCCGTTCTAACTGTTGAAGAACAG GCTAAGTATGTAAGCAGTAGCGAGGGTGCATTAAGTAAGAATCTCTTCTTCAAG gACAAGAAACATCGATATTACATCATCTCAGCCATGGTAGATACCAAAGTCGACATAAAAG TTTTATCTCAGAGACTCGGTCTGGGAAAAGGTGGTATAAGAATGGCTCCTGAGGAAGCACTTGCTGAGCTATTGCAG GTGTCTCTTGGATGTGTTACTCCTTTTGCAGTTGTAAATGAATCAGCAAG AGATGTATCGCTCTTGTTGGACCAAAAATTCAAGAACCAAACACGCTTCATCTTCCACCCTTTGTCTAACGACGTCTCAATCT CTCTTAGCACATCGGGTCTTGACAAGTTTCTTCAGTCCATCGGGAGAGATCCTGTATACGTTGACCTTGAG GCTAACCCAGTGGTTGGTAAAGACCAGCCTCCAGATCTAGCTGTTTATGTTCCGTCTAATTCAGTTGTTGTCCCCGAGCTCCCTAACAAAACACCTTCTGCACAAGCTCCTCCAAAGAATGTGTCAGCAGAGAAAACTAAGCCTGTTGCTTCAC CCAAACCGAGCAAGTCAACCGGTAATGTGAAGAGTGTCGTGCAAAATTCTGGTCTATCAGTATTTAAAAACCCTGACAAGTTCGTGGAGGAGATTTTGGACAAAACATCTGCTCTGTTGTTGTCTGAG GTGAAGGGAGAGAATGTGGAGGCTTTAGCAGAAACACTGAGAAAACGTCTTACCTCAGAGTTTACCCACCTCGCA GTTATGTACAAGAACATAGCTTACAGTGAAGGTTTTTACGCCGGTACACAGTGCCAACCAAAGCGACAGTAA